A genomic stretch from Rhodomicrobium vannielii ATCC 17100 includes:
- the scpB gene encoding SMC-Scp complex subunit ScpB yields MAGRDGKGKDGGIENGRVPILPLPLPSNVTRLPSADRREKLRIVEALLFAAAEPLDEASLAKHLGAKDDVRQLLEELQQLYAGRGVNLVHVAGKWAFRTAEDLSFLLEHYSIEQRKLSKAALETLAIIAYHQPVTRAEIEEIRGVSTSKGSLDVLLEIGWVRLRGRRRAPGRPTTYGTTEAFLDHFGFDSIRDLPGLAELKGAGLLDSNLPPGFSVPEPNDSMALRDDEDPLEDEPSGRHTDAEDDAPVEVEPEAHKPHPVLVASAG; encoded by the coding sequence ATGGCAGGTAGAGACGGCAAGGGAAAAGATGGCGGGATTGAAAACGGTCGCGTGCCGATTTTGCCGCTGCCGCTCCCTTCCAATGTGACGCGGCTGCCTTCGGCTGACCGGCGCGAGAAGTTGCGCATCGTGGAAGCGCTGCTGTTTGCCGCCGCCGAACCGCTCGACGAAGCTTCGCTGGCGAAGCATCTCGGCGCGAAAGACGACGTGCGCCAGCTTCTGGAAGAGCTTCAGCAGCTTTACGCCGGGCGTGGCGTCAACCTCGTCCACGTGGCGGGCAAGTGGGCGTTCCGTACTGCGGAAGACCTCTCGTTCCTGCTTGAACATTATTCCATCGAGCAGCGCAAACTATCCAAGGCCGCACTCGAAACGCTCGCCATCATCGCCTATCACCAGCCGGTGACGCGCGCCGAGATCGAGGAAATTCGCGGCGTCTCGACATCCAAGGGTTCGCTCGACGTGCTGCTCGAAATCGGCTGGGTGCGCCTTCGCGGACGCCGTCGCGCGCCGGGCCGCCCCACCACCTACGGCACCACGGAAGCGTTCCTCGATCATTTTGGCTTCGATTCCATCCGCGACCTGCCCGGCCTCGCCGAACTCAAGGGAGCGGGCCTCCTCGACAGCAACCTGCCGCCCGGCTTCTCCGTGCCGGAGCCGAACGACAGCATGGCCCTTCGCGACGACGAAGATCCGCTGGAGGACGAGCCATCGGGCAGGCACACGGATGCCGAAGACGACGCTCCCGTCGAGGTGGAGCCGGAAGCCCACAAGCCGCATCCCG